ACATCTTAAGGAAGTTTAAGAAAAAGTGGTTTGACCTTATAACAGGATTAAAGAAGGTAGTAAAGATACGGCTTTACAGACTAAAAGGTATCTCCAAATCCCTGCTTGATGAGGGGATAGGAGTATTGGCAGCGTGAACCTGCCAGGAGGGATAAGGACAGCGTTAAGCTGTCAAACTCCCTCAGAAGCTCCCCGTCCGTAAGGGCGGGGAGTAGTTCACCTTCAACCTCTTATTTTTCTGATGATGATTATATTACCGATCCTGCTTATTGCCATCTTGCTTCCAATATATATCATGATATTTGCTACGATGATGATTTTTTAAATAATGATTGGGATGATACTTGGAATAATAGTTGGGATGATGACTACTAAAAATTGTCAGAAATTACAAAAATTATTGTTTATATAAGGTTGACTAACAAGAGAATTTTATGATAAAAATAAAAATGTTTTAGAGAAAAGGGGGATGATATGGATAAAAATACAAAATATTTAATATCCTTAGCAGGATTTTTTCACGATATAGGAAAATTTTATCAAAGAGCTACACATATAAAAACATCTGAAAATCAAAAAAAGGAATTTGGATATGCACATGCTTATTTATCCTATAGAGCCATAAATGAAGAATTAATAGAAGGATTTAAAGCAGTATTTTCAAAAGATGAAATAGATAAAATATTAGATGGTGTTTATCACCACAAGCCAAACTCAGAAATACAATATCTAATTCAAAAAGCAGATTGGATATCTTCTTCAGAAAGGGCAAAAGAAGAAACTATTTATAATGTAGATGTTTTACCAGAAGATCAGAAAAAACAACTTGTTGAATTTGCAGAGCAAAATCCAAGACTTAGAAGTATTTTTGAAAATCTAAAACTAAATAAAGAAGTTATAAAATCAAACTATTTTTATAAAATATCACCTTTAAATCTATCAAAAGATATATTTCCAAAAAGTTTAGAAGAAGCATTTATTGATTTAAATGAAAAAACTAAAAATGAAATTTTAGGAGATTATAAAGAACATTGGCAAAAATTTAAAAATGAGTTCAATGAAAAATTAAAAAATGTAAATCTGAAATTTTCAGAGCATCCTGAAAAGATTTTTAGTTTAATATATCATCTACTTTATAAATATCTTTGGTGTATTCCAGCATCAACCTTTGATAAAGAAAATTATACAAAACATTATCCAGATATATCTTTATTTGACCATTCAAGGATTTTATCAGCAGTTGCTACTGTTTTTGCAGATTCAAATAAAGATTTTAATAAAAATTGGGAAAAAACAAAAAAAGAAAAATTGTTTTTACATTTAAAAGGTGATATAAGTGGAATTCAAAAATTTATATATAAAGTTCATCAAGGGCAGGGAGGAGTAGCTAAAAGACTTAGAGGAAGAAGTTTTTATATAGCTTTACTTCCAGAAGTTTTATCAAAATATATACTAAATCAGCTTGGATATCCTATTACAAATCTTCTTTATAGTGGTGGTGGAATTTTTGAAATACTAATTGCAAATACAGAAGAAAATAAAGAAAAATTAAAAGAGATAGAAATAAAGATAAATCAGTTTTTAGCAGAAAATTTTGAAGCAGATTTAGGCTTAGCAATAGGAAAATATGAATACTCACCTGAAGAACTTGAAACAAACTATCAAAAAGTATTAGAAAGATTAAATGAAAATTTAGATAATGCAAAAAAACAAAGATTTAACTATTTACTTGAAACAGGGAAAATATTTGAAGTTTTAAATTACAAATCAAACCAAATTAAAGAAAACAAGAAAAAATGTCCAAGTTGTAATACATATCTAATTGGAGAATCAAAAGAAGTTTGTGATTTATGTGAAAAATTTAAAAATATAGGGCAAATTTTACCAAATACTAAGTATTTAATATTTTCAATAAAAAAAGAAAATAGCAAAAATGAAAGAGCTATATCTTTTGATGAGTTTGGCACAGTCTATTTAATAGAAAATAAAGAAGATTTAATAAATTTTTCAAAAGATAAAAATGTAGTAGAGATATTAAAAATTAATGATACTTCTTTAAATAGATACTCAACAGGATTTAAATTTATGGGAAAAGTTGTTCCAAAAGCTACCACAAAAATATTACCAGAAGAAACAGGAGAAGAAGAAATAATATATAAAGATCAGATAGTTTCATTTACACTTTTAGCAGAATACTCAGAAGGAGATAGCAGAATAGGAATTTTAAGAATGGATGTAGATAATCTTGGAAAACTTTTTAGTTTTGGACTTAAAGGAAAAATATCCATTTCAAGAATTGCTACAATAAGTAGAATGTTAGATTTATTTTTTGCAGGATATTTAAATAATATATGTGAATCTTTAACAGGAAAAGTAAAAGCAAAAGAAAAAGATAAAAATTTCAAAATAGACAACCTATTTTATATACTTTATTCAGGTGGAGATGATGTTTTCTTAATAGCACCTTGGGATAAAGCTATAGAAGTAGCAAAACTAATAAATGATAAATTTAAAGAATTCACCTGTTATAATCCAAATATAACAATATCAGCAGGATATATACAAGTAAAACCAAAATTTCCAATAAAAACAGCGGCAGAAATAGCAGGTGAGTCAGAAGATATAGCAAAAGAAAAAGGAAAAAATAGAATATCTGTTTTAGGAGATGTAATAACTTGGGATGAGCTTGAAGAGATAAAAGAACAGGCAGATAAATTAGAAGAACTTATTGAAAAGCAAGAATTACAAAGAGGATTTATATATGCAGTTCATAGATTAAAAGAGCAGTTTTTGAAAGATGAAACACAAGAAGATAAATTAGTATTTCCTTATAAAGAAAAACCAAATCCAATGTTTTATCCTTACGCACAATACTATATTGCGAGAAACATAAAAGGAGATTTTAAAGAAAAAATAGCAAAAATGTTATTTGAGGAAAAAATTATGAAGAAATTAACCTTTTTAACAAATTATGTTTCATTGAAAACAAGAAGTCAGAAAAGTTAAAAAATTTTGTTTATATATAAAAAAGGAGGGTTTAAAATGAAGAATACAAAAGAAAAAGAGAAAAATTTCATAGATGAAATAACAACAGAGATAAAAAAGGCTAATAAACTTTCAGAAGTTTTAAAGCCAGAAACTTTTGCTATTCCAAATGGGTGGGCAGACGAAATAGTTAGACAATTAAAGAAAGGAAAATCAGGTACCTCATTAAAAACCTCTCAACTTAGAAAAATATTTGCAGAGATAAAAGATATATGCGATAAAAAAATAAAAGGATTATCGGAAGATAACACAGAATTATATCTTTTATATCCAAAACTTGCTTATGCAAAAGGAAGAAATTTACTACCAAAAGATTTTTATAATCTACTTGTTGCATGCTTAGACAAACTAAAAAACTCTACAGATAAAGAAGATTTTAAAGCATTTGAAGAATTTATGACAGCAATAGTTGCTTATAATAAACAGTATGAATAAAGGAGGGTAAAAGTATGAATTTAGAATTTAAAGGAACATACTTAATAAAAGCTAATATATATTGCTTAACAGGGCTACACATAGGAGGTTCAAAAGAAAGTTTTGAAATAGGCGGAATAGATAATCCAGTCATAAAAACACCTATATCTTTAACTTTACCAGATGGCAGAGAAATAAAAGAAGGAATACCATATATTCCTGGTTCCTCATTAAAAGGAAAAATGAGAAGTTTACTTGAATGGCAGTATAAACTTGTTAAAATAGCAAAAGACAAAAAAGGAAATATAAAAAGTAAGTTTGAAATAAAAGATCCTGAAAACCCTAACAAACTTAATGATGTAGCTATAACTTTTGGAGTTGGAGTATCAGATTTAAAAGAAGTTTCAGAAATAGCAGGACCAGTAAGAATTAAAGTTTATGATGCATATCCAACAGCAGAAACAATCAAAAAATGGGAAGAAGAACTTGGAGCAGGATTATATACAGAAGTAAAAACAGAAAACGCAATAGATAGAATTACAGCACAAGCAAACCCAAGACAACAAGAAAGAGTGCCAGCAGGCTCAGAATTTGAAGTAGAAATAGGCTATGAAGTTTATGACGAAGAAGATCATAATAG
This genomic stretch from Hydrogenothermus marinus harbors:
- the csm2 gene encoding type III-A CRISPR-associated protein Csm2, with the translated sequence MKNTKEKEKNFIDEITTEIKKANKLSEVLKPETFAIPNGWADEIVRQLKKGKSGTSLKTSQLRKIFAEIKDICDKKIKGLSEDNTELYLLYPKLAYAKGRNLLPKDFYNLLVACLDKLKNSTDKEDFKAFEEFMTAIVAYNKQYE
- the csm3 gene encoding type III-A CRISPR-associated RAMP protein Csm3, which produces MNLEFKGTYLIKANIYCLTGLHIGGSKESFEIGGIDNPVIKTPISLTLPDGREIKEGIPYIPGSSLKGKMRSLLEWQYKLVKIAKDKKGNIKSKFEIKDPENPNKLNDVAITFGVGVSDLKEVSEIAGPVRIKVYDAYPTAETIKKWEEELGAGLYTEVKTENAIDRITAQANPRQQERVPAGSEFEVEIGYEVYDEEDHNRIRIIFEGMKRVEDNYLGGGGSRGNGRVIFKDIKIYFKDRSYYIGQSEPQLKGEYKSVSEALKNFQK
- the cas10 gene encoding type III-A CRISPR-associated protein Cas10/Csm1, whose protein sequence is MDKNTKYLISLAGFFHDIGKFYQRATHIKTSENQKKEFGYAHAYLSYRAINEELIEGFKAVFSKDEIDKILDGVYHHKPNSEIQYLIQKADWISSSERAKEETIYNVDVLPEDQKKQLVEFAEQNPRLRSIFENLKLNKEVIKSNYFYKISPLNLSKDIFPKSLEEAFIDLNEKTKNEILGDYKEHWQKFKNEFNEKLKNVNLKFSEHPEKIFSLIYHLLYKYLWCIPASTFDKENYTKHYPDISLFDHSRILSAVATVFADSNKDFNKNWEKTKKEKLFLHLKGDISGIQKFIYKVHQGQGGVAKRLRGRSFYIALLPEVLSKYILNQLGYPITNLLYSGGGIFEILIANTEENKEKLKEIEIKINQFLAENFEADLGLAIGKYEYSPEELETNYQKVLERLNENLDNAKKQRFNYLLETGKIFEVLNYKSNQIKENKKKCPSCNTYLIGESKEVCDLCEKFKNIGQILPNTKYLIFSIKKENSKNERAISFDEFGTVYLIENKEDLINFSKDKNVVEILKINDTSLNRYSTGFKFMGKVVPKATTKILPEETGEEEIIYKDQIVSFTLLAEYSEGDSRIGILRMDVDNLGKLFSFGLKGKISISRIATISRMLDLFFAGYLNNICESLTGKVKAKEKDKNFKIDNLFYILYSGGDDVFLIAPWDKAIEVAKLINDKFKEFTCYNPNITISAGYIQVKPKFPIKTAAEIAGESEDIAKEKGKNRISVLGDVITWDELEEIKEQADKLEELIEKQELQRGFIYAVHRLKEQFLKDETQEDKLVFPYKEKPNPMFYPYAQYYIARNIKGDFKEKIAKMLFEEKIMKKLTFLTNYVSLKTRSQKS